ATGTACCAAAGCCGATGCAAGGAATTTCAATGCTATTATATAAACGTAAAGCGGATGTTTTCTCTAACATTTAATCATCTCCTGTTTCTTTATTCATCTTAAGGAAGGATATGACCGCTGCTCATATAGAGGCGATACCATTCCTCACGGCTGAGTTGAATCTCGCTTCCGTTCACGATCTCTTCCATCCGTCCTTGGTTGGTCGTGCCGGCAATCATCTGGATCTTAGCTGGATGTCTCAAAATCCAGGCAGTCGCTATCGCGGTAGGCGTTGTATCATATTTCTCAGCTAGCTCAGTGAGCGTTTGATTCAGTTCAGGGAATTTATCCTGATTGCCGATAAAGACCCCTTCAAAGAAACCGTACTGGAATGGTGACCAAGCCTGAATCGTCATATCATTTAGCCTGCTATAATCCAGTACGCTGCCATCGCGGTCGACCGCGCCGTCTGTCTGCATATTCACTTCCAGCCCATTGGCAATCATGGTGGAGAAGGGAAGGCTTAATTGCAGCTGGTTGACGAGGAGGGGCTGCTTCACAGCCTTCTTCAATAATTCGATTTGCATCGGCTTATGGTTGGAGACGCCGAAATGCCGCACTTTACCGGAATCCTCCAAGCTATTGAATGCCTCTGCTACTTCTTCTGGCTCTGCCAATGCATCTGGACGGTGAAGAACGAGAACGTCTAAGTATTCGGTACCAAGACGTTTAAGAATGTCATCAACGGACTTGAGGATATGCTCTTTCGAAAAATCATACATAATCCCTGGTACGATGCCGCATTTTGATTGCAGAATGAGGTCTTCTCGTTGAATTCCCATACGTTTTACCGCTTGTCCAAACTTCGTTTCACATAACCCTTTGCCGTAAATATCAGCATGGTCAAAGAAGTTCAGCCCGTTTTCCAGACAAAAGGCAAGGTATGAATCTAATTGGCGATCTTCCATCGCATCGATTCTCATGCATCCAACTGCGATTGATGGCACCATTAATTCACTTTTGCCAAGGCTTTGTTTTTTCATGCTCATTCCTCCTAGCTGATTATTAATAAAGCGTGACATGAGTACGAACTTAGTAGTTTGCTAGCGTAAAGTCCATTCTCCAAGCCATGATATGTAAGCAGGCACCTGGATTAGGTGTGCATATTTATTTTACTATACTTCGAGTGAATGCGCTTGCATAAGGGAGGAGGTATTTTTCTGCATCATGGTTTTCAAATAAAGGAGAAGGGTAGGAGGATTAGGAACGAGAATGGAGGAATGCTTAAGATGTATTCATTTAAAGAGACGGATCAGCGTCCATATCCGCTGCCGCGAAGGCCATGGGTGATGACCCAGGTTTGGAATGATTTGCTCTTCTTGCATTATTCAATAGATCCTCACATCCTTCGTGCCCATGTACCGAAGGAGCTTGAAATTGATACATTTAACGGGAAAGCCTGGATTAGCATCATTCCGTTAAGAATAACGGGAAGCAGGGTTCGGAAAATGCCGTCGCTTCCTGGGATTAGTACCTATATTGAGCTTAATGTGCGTACCTATGTTGTCTACAAGGGGGTGCCAGGTATTTATTTCTTTAGCCTTGATGCCAATAGTCTCGCAAATGTGCTTGGGGCAAGGGCGGCATCGGCCCTTCCGTATAAATTAGCTTCCATGGAATTTAAGCAAAGGAATCATGAGTTTTACATGAAGAGCGTGCGGACAGGTGCGAAAGATGCCTATCAATTTGAGGCAAGCTATGAGCGCGCAGAGAGGATGACAGAGCTGTGGCCGGACACAATTGACTTCTGGCTCCTTGAACGGTATTGCATGTATAGCTATTACGGGAAATATATTCTCAGAGGGGATATTCATCATGATGCCTGGAAAGTATCAGATGTGAAGGCAGAAATATATCAGAATACGATGCTAGCCTTTCTTCCTGACAATCCATCTATGAACGAACCGGACCTTCTTCATTACGCGAGAATGAAAAGATTTCTTTTCTATCCATTGAAAAAGGTCGGGGAGGCAAAAGTTTCATAGAGAATGGGGGTGTTTTATAAGGCTGTCCGGCCGTCTGCCTGACTGTTATGATTCAGTTTTGGTGCGATTATCATGATGAAATAAA
This DNA window, taken from Pradoshia eiseniae, encodes the following:
- a CDS encoding YqjF family protein translates to MYSFKETDQRPYPLPRRPWVMTQVWNDLLFLHYSIDPHILRAHVPKELEIDTFNGKAWISIIPLRITGSRVRKMPSLPGISTYIELNVRTYVVYKGVPGIYFFSLDANSLANVLGARAASALPYKLASMEFKQRNHEFYMKSVRTGAKDAYQFEASYERAERMTELWPDTIDFWLLERYCMYSYYGKYILRGDIHHDAWKVSDVKAEIYQNTMLAFLPDNPSMNEPDLLHYARMKRFLFYPLKKVGEAKVS
- a CDS encoding aldo/keto reductase, whose translation is MKKQSLGKSELMVPSIAVGCMRIDAMEDRQLDSYLAFCLENGLNFFDHADIYGKGLCETKFGQAVKRMGIQREDLILQSKCGIVPGIMYDFSKEHILKSVDDILKRLGTEYLDVLVLHRPDALAEPEEVAEAFNSLEDSGKVRHFGVSNHKPMQIELLKKAVKQPLLVNQLQLSLPFSTMIANGLEVNMQTDGAVDRDGSVLDYSRLNDMTIQAWSPFQYGFFEGVFIGNQDKFPELNQTLTELAEKYDTTPTAIATAWILRHPAKIQMIAGTTNQGRMEEIVNGSEIQLSREEWYRLYMSSGHILP